One part of the Leptolyngbya sp. CCY15150 genome encodes these proteins:
- a CDS encoding DUF4349 domain-containing protein, translating to MVYSIQRQGRSLLGLILASGTLMVSCAAAPSNESQMAESAAPASGDMVAPSSPEAVPGAENQAGAPSLAAATTVPRSQPQLIKQADLIIQVESIDDSLATVNAIARQYQGDLLSLNTTRPRDEQQPRSASLELRVPQAQLDGAIAALSELGDIQQQSLSAQDVSAQLVDYDARLRNLRKSEELVLGIMERSGDMNDVLTVARELDTIRASIEQIDAQLSALRNQVSYSTIRLTLQTEGAIASGDPSAGTQISRTWQQAKVAVGDLTVDLVQLIIWLLVFSPYWLSGVGMVFAVKYLLSKSLRHDRPAPVAVPPAQE from the coding sequence ATGGTTTATTCAATTCAGCGGCAAGGGCGATCGCTCCTAGGTCTCATACTAGCTAGCGGTACCCTCATGGTCAGTTGTGCGGCAGCTCCCTCCAACGAGAGCCAGATGGCGGAGTCTGCAGCGCCCGCTAGTGGAGACATGGTGGCTCCCAGCAGCCCCGAGGCCGTTCCCGGTGCAGAGAACCAAGCCGGTGCCCCGTCCCTCGCCGCCGCTACCACCGTGCCGCGATCGCAGCCCCAATTGATCAAGCAGGCTGACCTGATCATCCAAGTCGAGTCCATCGATGATAGTCTGGCTACCGTCAATGCCATCGCCCGCCAATACCAAGGCGATCTCCTCTCCCTGAACACCACACGCCCTCGGGATGAGCAACAGCCCCGCTCTGCTTCTCTAGAACTACGGGTGCCCCAAGCCCAACTGGATGGAGCGATCGCCGCCCTGTCTGAACTAGGTGACATTCAGCAGCAAAGCCTCTCCGCCCAAGACGTATCGGCACAACTGGTAGACTATGACGCTCGCTTGCGGAACCTGCGCAAGTCCGAGGAGCTTGTCCTCGGCATCATGGAGCGATCGGGCGATATGAACGACGTGCTCACCGTGGCTCGCGAACTGGATACCATTCGCGCCTCCATCGAACAAATTGACGCCCAGCTCAGCGCCCTGCGCAACCAGGTCAGCTATTCCACCATTCGCCTCACCCTGCAAACGGAAGGAGCGATCGCCTCGGGTGATCCATCCGCAGGCACGCAAATTAGCCGCACCTGGCAGCAGGCCAAAGTTGCGGTCGGTGACCTGACTGTAGACCTTGTTCAGCTGATCATCTGGCTGCTGGTGTTCAGTCCCTACTGGCTATCGGGAGTGGGCATGGTCTTCGCTGTCAAATATCTTCTGAGCAAATCTCTCAGACATGATCGCCCTGCTCCCGTAGCCGTGCCGCCTGCCCAAGAGTAG
- a CDS encoding bifunctional aminoglycoside phosphotransferase/ATP-binding protein — MTETTLPVFIQQMLQPGFYPHPVQEPIQLIQTHVSYVLLTGDYAYKVKKPVDFGFLNYATLDKRRHFCQEELRLNQRTAAELYLAVLPIVQAGDRFQLASQPNPPTESIIDYAVQMRQFPQDALLTACFDRGELTESRLQALAQAIAAFHQTTVTSDYIRSFGEIASVRQSIDENYDQTEQYIGGPQTQQQFDETRHYTDRFFAERQDLFQDRMESDRIRECHGDLHLRNICDWQGRLWLFDCIEFNEPFRFVDVMFDIAYIVMDLLARERPDLSTCFLNAYAEASGDWDGLHILPLYVSRQSYVRAKVTSFLLNDPGIPSEDKQSISETAALYYRLAWQLSQPRTGRLIIMSGLSGSGKTTLGRAIATALEGIHIRSDAVRKHLGGVPLYERGGDDLYTPAMTAQTYDRLLSLGIKLAQDGYTVILDAKYDRQDYRQAAIAQAQAAQLPLHLVHCDAPLDLLAARLQARTGDIADANVDILRQQTFQPFSSDEQPYVISLDAAQSPADLLQQTLATLKATDH, encoded by the coding sequence ATGACCGAGACGACGCTGCCAGTCTTCATTCAACAGATGCTCCAGCCCGGATTTTACCCCCATCCCGTGCAGGAACCCATCCAGCTCATCCAGACCCACGTGTCCTACGTGCTGCTGACTGGAGACTATGCCTACAAGGTGAAAAAGCCGGTGGACTTTGGGTTTCTCAACTATGCCACCCTGGACAAGCGTCGTCACTTTTGCCAAGAAGAACTGCGGCTGAATCAACGCACCGCCGCTGAGCTTTACCTAGCGGTGCTGCCGATTGTCCAAGCGGGCGATCGCTTCCAGCTTGCTAGCCAGCCCAACCCGCCCACCGAGTCCATCATCGACTATGCCGTACAAATGCGGCAGTTTCCTCAAGACGCCCTGCTCACCGCCTGCTTTGATCGCGGCGAACTCACCGAGAGCCGTCTGCAAGCACTGGCCCAAGCGATCGCTGCCTTCCACCAAACCACCGTCACCAGCGACTACATTCGCAGCTTTGGGGAGATTGCCAGCGTCCGCCAATCCATCGACGAAAACTACGACCAAACCGAACAGTACATCGGCGGCCCCCAAACCCAGCAGCAGTTTGACGAAACCCGCCACTACACCGATCGCTTCTTTGCTGAACGGCAAGACCTGTTTCAAGACCGGATGGAGAGCGATCGCATCCGAGAATGCCACGGCGACCTACACCTGCGGAATATTTGCGACTGGCAAGGACGGCTTTGGCTGTTCGACTGCATTGAATTCAACGAACCCTTCCGCTTTGTCGATGTCATGTTCGACATTGCCTACATTGTCATGGACTTGCTGGCCCGAGAGCGCCCCGATCTCAGCACCTGTTTCTTAAATGCCTATGCAGAAGCCTCTGGCGATTGGGACGGACTGCACATTCTTCCCCTCTACGTCAGCCGCCAGTCCTACGTTCGCGCCAAGGTGACCTCCTTCCTGCTCAACGATCCGGGTATCCCATCAGAAGACAAGCAATCTATCTCTGAGACAGCCGCGCTCTACTATCGCCTGGCCTGGCAGCTCAGCCAACCCCGAACTGGCCGGTTGATCATCATGTCTGGGCTATCGGGATCGGGAAAAACCACCCTCGGACGAGCGATCGCCACCGCCCTAGAGGGTATCCACATTCGTTCCGACGCCGTGCGCAAACATCTGGGTGGCGTACCGCTCTACGAACGCGGTGGCGACGATCTCTATACCCCCGCCATGACCGCCCAAACCTACGATCGCCTCCTATCCCTGGGCATTAAGCTGGCCCAGGATGGCTATACCGTGATTCTAGACGCCAAGTACGATCGCCAAGACTATCGACAGGCAGCGATCGCCCAGGCCCAAGCCGCCCAACTGCCCCTGCACCTTGTCCACTGCGACGCTCCCCTAGATCTGCTGGCAGCTCGCCTGCAAGCTCGCACCGGCGACATTGCCGATGCCAACGTGGATATCTTGCGCCAGCAAACCTTCCAGCCCTTCAGTAGCGACGAACAGCCCTATGTGATCTCCCTCGATGCGGCCCAATCCCCCGCCGACCTGCTTCAACAAACCCTTGCTACACTAAAGGCAACCGATCACTAG
- a CDS encoding GTP-binding protein, which produces MHDLDAVIDDVQSLQHDLSYQLAQDTLRQLVQQLDLTPREQAGLSHEIEQLTAMQTKLEQQVVHIAVFGMVGRGKSSLLNALLGQEVFATGAVHGVTKTVQGAAWQVSQEAIAGCDQDLWTVSLPGVGGSRIELLDTPGLDEVGGEAREVLARQIAQQADLILFVVAGDITQVEYQALSQLREASKPMLLVFNKVDHYPPGDRQAIYETIRDRRVRDLLSPEEIVMAAAAPVVTQATRRADGSLAMHQTQGTPQVDDLKLTILNLLHREGRSLVALNTLLYADTLNDQLVRRKLEIRDRSAEDMIWSASIAKAMAIALNPVTALDLLGGAAVDLTMILVLSKLYGIPMTEHGALNLLKTIALGMGGIPLSELLATLGLSSLKGLLGLAAPATAGLSLGPYIPVAIAQGSVAGVASYSIGQVAKVYLAQGATWSDTGPKAVVQDILETLDETSILNRIKTELAAKLGQPRARSDG; this is translated from the coding sequence CTGCATGATTTGGATGCGGTCATTGACGATGTGCAGTCCCTCCAGCATGACCTCAGCTACCAGCTCGCCCAAGATACATTACGGCAGCTTGTGCAGCAGCTTGACCTGACACCCCGAGAGCAGGCGGGGTTGAGCCACGAGATTGAACAACTCACAGCGATGCAGACCAAGCTAGAACAGCAGGTAGTGCATATTGCCGTATTTGGCATGGTGGGGCGGGGGAAGTCATCGTTGCTGAATGCGCTGCTGGGGCAGGAGGTGTTTGCCACGGGTGCCGTCCATGGAGTAACGAAGACGGTGCAGGGAGCAGCTTGGCAGGTATCCCAAGAGGCGATCGCCGGCTGTGATCAGGATCTATGGACAGTCTCCCTACCGGGGGTTGGTGGATCCCGGATTGAGCTGCTGGATACGCCGGGTCTGGATGAAGTGGGCGGCGAAGCGCGGGAGGTTTTGGCGCGGCAAATTGCCCAACAGGCGGATCTGATTTTGTTTGTGGTGGCCGGGGATATTACCCAGGTAGAATATCAGGCCCTGTCGCAGTTGCGGGAGGCCAGTAAGCCGATGCTGCTGGTGTTCAACAAGGTGGATCACTACCCACCGGGCGATCGCCAAGCTATTTATGAAACGATTCGCGATCGCCGCGTGCGAGACTTGCTATCGCCCGAAGAAATTGTCATGGCGGCGGCGGCTCCAGTGGTGACCCAAGCAACGCGGCGAGCAGATGGCAGTCTGGCCATGCATCAAACCCAGGGCACACCACAGGTGGATGACCTGAAGCTGACGATTCTCAACCTGCTGCATCGGGAGGGGCGATCGCTGGTAGCGCTGAATACGCTGCTCTATGCCGATACGCTGAATGACCAGCTCGTGCGTCGTAAGCTGGAGATCCGCGATCGCAGTGCGGAAGATATGATCTGGAGTGCGTCGATTGCTAAGGCAATGGCGATCGCCCTCAATCCAGTCACGGCGCTGGATCTCCTGGGGGGAGCAGCAGTGGATTTGACGATGATCTTGGTGCTCTCGAAACTCTACGGCATTCCCATGACGGAGCACGGAGCCCTGAATCTGTTGAAAACCATTGCCCTAGGCATGGGGGGAATTCCCTTGAGTGAGCTACTGGCCACCTTGGGACTCAGTTCCCTCAAGGGGCTGCTTGGCCTCGCCGCTCCAGCCACCGCCGGGCTGTCTCTGGGGCCCTATATTCCCGTGGCGATCGCCCAAGGCAGTGTGGCGGGAGTCGCGTCCTACAGCATTGGCCAAGTAGCGAAGGTGTATTTAGCCCAAGGGGCAACCTGGAGCGACACGGGGCCCAAGGCGGTGGTGCAGGATATTTTGGAAACCCTGGATGAAACGTCGATTCTCAACCGGATCAAAACGGAACTAGCGGCTAAGCTGGGGCAGCCTCGGGCAAGGTCTGATGGATGA
- the glyA gene encoding serine hydroxymethyltransferase — translation MTQTNADFLNQSDPVVAEILQQELQRQREHLELIASENFTSAAVLAAQGSVLTNKYAEGLPRKRYYGGCEFIDRVEQVAIDRAKELFGAAHANVQPHSGAQANFAVFLALLQPGDTIMGMDLSHGGHLTHGSPVNVSGKWFKVCHYGVSPETEQLDYDNIRELALQHKPKLIICGYSAYPRIIHFDRFRAIADEVGAYLLADIAHIAGLVASGHHPNPLPYCDVVTTTTHKTLRGPRGGLILTRDPELGKQFDKAVFPGTQGGPLEHVIAGKAVAFGEALQPAFKTYSAQVIQNAQAMATQLQARGIKIVSDGTDNHLMLLDLRSIGMTGKRADQLVSGVNITANKNTVPFDPESPFVTSGLRLGSPAMTTRGMGVPEFTEIANIIADRLLNPDDEAVAEQCRQRVASLCDRFPLYPHLQATQPAPALV, via the coding sequence GTGACTCAGACTAACGCAGATTTTTTGAACCAGTCCGACCCAGTTGTAGCAGAAATTCTTCAGCAGGAGCTACAGCGCCAGCGCGAACACCTAGAGCTAATTGCTAGCGAAAACTTTACCTCTGCTGCCGTCCTAGCAGCCCAAGGCTCGGTTTTAACCAACAAATATGCTGAAGGGCTACCCCGTAAACGCTACTATGGCGGCTGTGAATTTATCGATCGCGTTGAGCAAGTTGCTATCGATCGCGCCAAGGAACTCTTTGGTGCAGCCCATGCCAACGTCCAGCCCCACTCTGGCGCACAAGCCAACTTCGCTGTCTTCCTAGCGCTTTTGCAGCCCGGCGACACAATCATGGGCATGGATCTATCCCATGGCGGCCACCTCACCCATGGCTCGCCCGTGAATGTATCGGGTAAATGGTTCAAGGTTTGCCACTACGGCGTCAGCCCCGAAACCGAGCAACTCGACTACGACAACATTCGCGAGCTAGCCCTGCAGCACAAGCCCAAGCTGATCATCTGCGGCTACTCCGCCTATCCCCGCATCATCCACTTCGATCGCTTCCGGGCGATCGCCGACGAAGTCGGTGCCTACCTGCTTGCAGATATTGCCCACATTGCCGGGCTCGTAGCCAGCGGTCACCATCCCAACCCTCTTCCCTATTGTGATGTCGTCACCACCACCACCCACAAGACCCTGCGTGGCCCTCGGGGCGGTCTAATTCTCACCCGCGATCCCGAACTGGGCAAACAGTTTGACAAAGCCGTGTTCCCTGGTACCCAAGGTGGCCCCCTAGAACATGTGATTGCCGGCAAAGCCGTGGCCTTTGGCGAAGCCCTCCAGCCCGCCTTCAAGACCTACTCTGCCCAGGTCATCCAAAATGCCCAGGCCATGGCCACTCAGCTCCAGGCTCGTGGCATCAAGATTGTCTCTGATGGCACCGATAACCACCTCATGCTTTTAGACTTGCGCTCTATTGGCATGACCGGCAAGCGCGCCGACCAACTGGTGAGCGGCGTCAACATCACCGCCAACAAAAACACCGTACCCTTCGATCCCGAATCTCCCTTCGTGACCAGCGGACTACGGCTTGGCTCCCCCGCCATGACCACCCGTGGCATGGGTGTCCCGGAATTCACCGAAATCGCGAACATCATCGCCGATCGCCTCCTGAATCCCGACGATGAAGCCGTAGCGGAGCAATGCCGTCAGCGCGTAGCATCCCTCTGCGATCGCTTCCCCCTCTACCCCCACCTGCAGGCCACCCAGCCCGCACCGGCGTTGGTGTAA
- a CDS encoding alanine--glyoxylate aminotransferase family protein, with translation MDDKLMLMIPGPTPVPEQVLQALGKHPIGHRSGDFSAIMAEVTEGLKWLHQTQNDVLVLTASGTGAMEAGIINVLSPGDRVLAGCNGKFGDRWAEVCEAYGLNVERVSAEWGKPLDPEQFRTLLEADTEKTIKAVILTHSETSTGVLNDLEAINQVVKAHGALIIVDAVTSLGACSLPIDEWGLDIVGSGSQKGYMIPPGLSFVAVSPKAWTAYETAKLPRYYLDLGKYRKSAVKNTNPFTPAINLIVALQAALRMMKAEGLETIFARHARQRAATRAAIAALNLPLFAPDSHASPAVTAVMPSGVDAEQLRSIVRKQFDIALAGGQDHLKGKIFRIGHLGFVSDRDILTAIAAIEAALQALHAEGFTPGAGVSAAAKVLNG, from the coding sequence ATGGACGATAAGTTGATGTTGATGATTCCGGGGCCCACACCCGTTCCGGAACAAGTTTTGCAAGCCCTGGGTAAACATCCTATTGGTCATCGCAGCGGCGACTTTTCCGCCATTATGGCGGAGGTGACGGAGGGATTGAAATGGCTGCACCAAACCCAAAATGATGTACTGGTGCTCACCGCCAGCGGTACCGGAGCCATGGAAGCCGGTATTATTAACGTTCTCAGCCCTGGCGATCGCGTCTTGGCGGGCTGCAATGGTAAATTTGGCGATCGCTGGGCCGAAGTATGCGAAGCCTATGGTCTCAACGTCGAGCGGGTGTCTGCGGAATGGGGCAAGCCTCTTGATCCAGAGCAGTTCCGCACCCTGCTAGAAGCGGATACCGAGAAAACGATTAAGGCCGTCATTCTCACCCACAGCGAAACCTCCACCGGCGTGCTGAATGATCTTGAAGCCATTAACCAAGTCGTGAAAGCCCATGGAGCGCTGATTATCGTTGATGCGGTCACCAGCCTTGGAGCCTGCTCCTTGCCCATCGATGAATGGGGCTTGGATATTGTTGGCTCCGGTTCCCAAAAAGGCTACATGATTCCCCCAGGGCTCAGCTTTGTCGCCGTTAGCCCTAAGGCTTGGACCGCCTACGAAACCGCCAAGCTCCCCCGCTACTACTTAGATCTTGGCAAATATCGTAAATCAGCGGTTAAAAACACCAATCCCTTCACCCCCGCCATCAATCTGATCGTGGCCCTGCAAGCCGCCCTGCGGATGATGAAAGCCGAAGGATTGGAGACCATCTTTGCCCGCCACGCCCGTCAGCGTGCCGCCACCCGTGCCGCGATCGCTGCCCTCAATTTGCCCCTCTTTGCCCCAGATTCCCACGCTAGCCCAGCGGTTACGGCTGTCATGCCCAGCGGCGTGGATGCCGAACAGCTTCGCTCGATCGTGCGCAAGCAGTTTGACATTGCCCTGGCCGGTGGTCAGGATCACCTCAAAGGCAAGATTTTCCGCATTGGTCACCTCGGCTTTGTCAGCGATCGCGATATCTTAACCGCGATCGCCGCCATCGAAGCAGCCCTGCAAGCCCTCCATGCTGAAGGCTTCACCCCCGGTGCCGGGGTCAGCGCTGCGGCTAAGGTGCTGAATGGCTAG
- a CDS encoding GNAT family N-acetyltransferase has translation MPSDDLSPCSNPSRSPVMIIRTATIDDSPKLEAIFVHAVTTLAPEYYSPEQVQAWAAPPQDSDRFQHWLQDGRIWVAQEGDRILGFVGLMDDGLVSALFVHGDYGRQGIGSRLLSTAIAWAQQHHLLNLRAEASELSRPLFAKFGFRTDATETVTRGGVVFHRALMSYTMPPAEPDAASAPED, from the coding sequence ATGCCCTCCGACGATTTATCACCCTGCAGTAATCCATCGCGATCGCCTGTCATGATCATTCGCACCGCCACTATCGACGATAGCCCTAAGCTCGAAGCAATCTTCGTCCACGCCGTGACGACCTTGGCTCCCGAGTACTATAGTCCCGAGCAAGTTCAAGCCTGGGCCGCCCCTCCCCAAGACAGCGATCGCTTTCAGCATTGGCTGCAAGACGGCCGGATATGGGTGGCGCAGGAGGGCGATCGCATCCTAGGGTTTGTGGGGCTTATGGACGACGGCTTGGTGAGTGCTCTCTTTGTCCATGGCGATTATGGACGGCAAGGGATTGGATCACGCCTGCTGTCTACGGCCATAGCCTGGGCTCAACAGCACCATCTCCTTAACCTGCGCGCCGAAGCTAGCGAACTAAGTCGCCCCCTGTTTGCCAAGTTCGGGTTCCGCACCGATGCCACGGAAACCGTGACTCGCGGGGGTGTGGTCTTCCATCGCGCCCTCATGAGCTACACCATGCCCCCGGCTGAACCCGATGCCGCTAGCGCACCTGAAGATTAA
- a CDS encoding competence/damage-inducible protein A: protein MTRDRSAELICVGTELLLGEILNSNAQFLATELAQLGIPHYYQTVVGDNVQRLQQVVAIAAQRSSLLIFTGGLGPTPDDLTTAALSDFFGVPLVERSDVVADLTEKYARRNRPMSPSNLKQALLPEGADLLTNRMGTAPGIIWQPTPELTILTFPGVPREMKTMWQEVAVPYLQEQGWATAPIHSRILRFWGISEAGLAENVAHLLALPNPTVAPYAGNGEVRLRLSTQASSAAEAQACIAPIEQQIRQITGIDCFGADDDTLASVVGQYLLTAQQTLSVAESCTGGGLGHLLTTAAGSSAYFRGGVISYDNAVKIELLGVSPADLETQGAVSDVVAQQMAAGVRSRLKTDWGVSITGIAGPGGGTDQKPVGLVYIGIATPDGRVLSRPFLLNDRQGRDWVRWLSMCTALDWLRRELHTTSLPKSLA from the coding sequence ATGACTCGCGATCGCAGTGCGGAACTTATTTGTGTGGGCACCGAGCTGCTGCTGGGTGAAATTCTCAACAGCAATGCCCAGTTTTTGGCTACGGAGCTGGCCCAGCTTGGTATTCCCCACTATTACCAAACCGTGGTGGGCGATAATGTCCAACGGCTGCAGCAGGTGGTGGCGATCGCTGCCCAGCGCTCCTCTTTGCTTATTTTTACTGGTGGCCTGGGCCCCACCCCCGATGATTTGACTACCGCAGCCCTGTCCGACTTTTTTGGTGTGCCTTTAGTGGAGCGATCGGATGTCGTTGCCGACCTCACCGAAAAATATGCCCGCCGGAATCGTCCCATGTCTCCCAGCAACCTCAAGCAGGCCCTCTTGCCCGAAGGCGCAGACCTGCTGACCAATCGCATGGGTACGGCTCCTGGCATCATCTGGCAGCCCACACCGGAGCTGACGATTCTCACGTTCCCCGGCGTTCCCCGAGAAATGAAAACCATGTGGCAAGAGGTTGCCGTTCCCTATCTGCAGGAGCAGGGGTGGGCAACGGCTCCCATTCACAGCCGAATTCTGCGATTTTGGGGGATTTCCGAAGCTGGGCTAGCTGAAAATGTTGCCCATCTCCTCGCCCTGCCTAATCCCACCGTGGCTCCCTATGCCGGCAACGGCGAAGTGCGGTTGCGCCTCTCCACCCAAGCCTCATCCGCTGCAGAAGCCCAGGCATGTATCGCGCCCATCGAGCAGCAAATCCGTCAGATCACCGGCATAGACTGCTTTGGAGCTGATGACGATACCCTAGCCTCCGTCGTCGGTCAATACCTACTCACCGCGCAACAAACCCTTAGCGTTGCCGAATCCTGCACCGGCGGTGGTTTAGGACACCTGCTCACCACAGCCGCCGGCAGCTCTGCCTACTTCCGGGGTGGGGTGATTTCCTACGACAATGCCGTCAAGATCGAGCTGCTGGGCGTCTCCCCAGCCGACCTAGAGACCCAGGGAGCCGTCAGTGATGTTGTCGCCCAGCAGATGGCTGCGGGGGTGCGATCGCGCCTCAAAACCGACTGGGGCGTAAGCATCACCGGCATTGCTGGCCCTGGCGGCGGCACCGATCAAAAACCCGTTGGCCTCGTCTACATCGGCATCGCCACCCCCGATGGGCGAGTTTTAAGCCGTCCTTTCCTCCTCAACGATCGCCAGGGACGGGATTGGGTGCGCTGGCTGAGCATGTGTACGGCTCTAGACTGGCTCCGCCGAGAGCTGCATACCACATCTTTGCCAAAATCACTAGCTTGA
- a CDS encoding tetratricopeptide repeat protein, producing MLIKRPNLGFLPTVLPLLLACLLWLMPGAAWGQAIPEELPSADQDAVEQLRDQAFTATNAGDFATAEAYWTDLLEQLPDNPALWSNRGNARVSQNKLEEAIADYNQAIRLAPSAPDPYLNRGTALEGLGKFQEAIADYNRVLELEPNDPAAYNNRGNAQAGLGNWQEAIADYKIAADLAPEYAFAQANHALALYQVGETEDALRQMRNLVRKYPRFADMRAALTAALWVTGQLGEAESNWVAAIGLDRRYKDIQWVETTRRWPPTMVDALRRFITLQ from the coding sequence ATGCTAATCAAACGCCCCAATCTGGGATTTCTACCCACCGTTTTACCCCTGCTGCTCGCCTGCCTCCTGTGGCTGATGCCAGGCGCTGCTTGGGGGCAGGCCATTCCCGAAGAGCTACCCAGCGCCGACCAAGACGCTGTTGAACAACTCCGCGATCAGGCCTTCACCGCCACTAATGCTGGCGACTTTGCCACCGCCGAAGCCTATTGGACAGACCTACTAGAGCAACTGCCCGATAATCCTGCCCTATGGAGCAATCGCGGCAATGCTCGGGTGAGCCAAAATAAACTCGAAGAGGCGATCGCCGACTATAACCAAGCCATTCGCCTGGCCCCCAGCGCCCCGGATCCCTACCTGAATCGCGGTACGGCCCTAGAAGGGTTGGGCAAATTCCAAGAGGCGATCGCTGACTATAACCGCGTTCTAGAACTCGAACCCAACGATCCCGCCGCTTACAACAATCGCGGTAATGCCCAAGCGGGTCTGGGCAACTGGCAAGAAGCGATCGCCGACTACAAAATTGCCGCCGACCTCGCCCCTGAATACGCGTTTGCCCAAGCGAATCACGCCCTTGCCCTGTACCAAGTGGGCGAAACCGAAGACGCCCTGCGGCAAATGCGCAATCTGGTACGCAAATATCCCCGTTTTGCCGACATGCGCGCTGCTCTCACCGCTGCCCTTTGGGTTACCGGGCAACTAGGCGAAGCCGAGAGCAATTGGGTGGCTGCCATCGGTCTTGATCGTCGCTATAAAGATATTCAGTGGGTAGAGACCACTCGCCGCTGGCCGCCCACCATGGTGGATGCCCTCCGACGATTTATCACCCTGCAGTAA
- a CDS encoding MraY family glycosyltransferase, protein MSPQFYHLAAFIISAVIVLISTPIVKAIGLKCGQVDLPGGRKVHNQPMVRLGGVSIFLGALIALLTVWSLGGFGILPQDKEYEIWGVTIGGLVFFLIGLADDLFGLPAISRLAMQSIAASGAWYVGVQIEFLTIPFHGLVVLPAWISLPVTVLWLVGMTNAINWIDGLDGLAAGVSGIAAVVMLVASLFMHQPAAALIAAALAGGALGFLRYNFNPAQIFMGDGGAYYMGFTLAGIGVVGLVKSVTTVAVLLPYLILAVPILDMFAVIVDRLRSGNSPFIADKRHLHHRLLEAGLSHRLTVLFIYSLTLWVGSLALAFSNIPSGVAYAIAATVLFAYIGWKAKRHARSRSSS, encoded by the coding sequence ATGTCTCCCCAGTTTTACCATCTCGCTGCATTCATCATTTCGGCTGTTATTGTGCTGATTAGCACGCCTATTGTCAAAGCGATCGGGCTGAAATGTGGTCAGGTTGATTTGCCCGGCGGACGTAAGGTTCACAATCAACCCATGGTGCGCCTTGGCGGCGTCTCGATTTTTCTGGGTGCCCTAATTGCCCTGCTGACGGTGTGGAGCTTGGGCGGATTTGGCATTTTGCCCCAAGACAAGGAGTATGAGATTTGGGGCGTGACGATTGGCGGGCTAGTCTTCTTCCTGATTGGTTTAGCCGATGATCTCTTTGGTCTACCGGCCATATCCCGCTTGGCGATGCAGTCCATAGCAGCCTCTGGAGCTTGGTATGTAGGCGTCCAGATAGAATTTCTCACCATTCCTTTTCATGGCCTGGTGGTTTTACCGGCCTGGATTAGCCTGCCGGTCACTGTGCTGTGGTTGGTGGGTATGACCAACGCCATTAACTGGATTGATGGCCTCGATGGTCTGGCTGCAGGCGTATCCGGGATTGCTGCCGTGGTCATGCTGGTCGCGAGTCTATTTATGCACCAGCCGGCCGCTGCTTTGATTGCTGCTGCTTTGGCCGGTGGGGCCCTTGGCTTCCTGCGCTACAACTTCAACCCCGCCCAAATTTTTATGGGGGATGGGGGAGCCTACTATATGGGATTTACCCTGGCCGGTATTGGCGTTGTCGGCTTAGTGAAAAGTGTCACCACCGTTGCGGTGCTCTTGCCCTACTTGATTTTAGCCGTACCGATTTTGGACATGTTCGCCGTGATTGTCGATCGCCTGCGCAGCGGCAACTCTCCCTTCATTGCCGACAAACGCCACCTCCATCACCGACTGCTGGAAGCTGGTCTATCCCATCGGCTCACGGTTCTGTTTATCTATTCCCTCACCCTATGGGTCGGTAGCCTCGCCCTAGCTTTTTCCAATATTCCCAGTGGCGTTGCCTATGCGATCGCTGCCACGGTGCTGTTTGCCTATATTGGCTGGAAAGCAAAACGCCACGCTCGTTCTCGTTCCAGCAGCTAA
- a CDS encoding Tic20 family protein, translated as MTWRSSTTTVSDRIFACLPYLLPLIEGLMLGRFIFAQFPALQVVLIPIFPILQLYSSIPFAGLIIFFALLLLVVRNPSISHFIRFNTMQAIMIDIIIIVSSLILNLLGNGLSTGLIGETVNNVLFLGMIAAVGYSVVQSALGRYAEIPTISDAVNLQVR; from the coding sequence ATGACGTGGCGTAGTTCAACAACCACCGTGAGCGATCGCATTTTTGCTTGCCTACCCTACCTTCTACCGTTGATTGAAGGGCTGATGCTAGGGCGCTTCATCTTCGCTCAGTTTCCAGCGCTGCAGGTGGTGCTCATTCCCATTTTCCCGATCCTGCAACTGTATAGCAGCATTCCCTTTGCGGGGCTGATCATCTTCTTCGCCCTACTGCTGTTGGTGGTGCGTAACCCGTCCATTAGCCACTTCATTCGCTTCAATACCATGCAGGCGATCATGATTGATATCATCATCATCGTCAGCAGCTTGATTCTCAACTTGCTGGGCAATGGTCTGAGTACCGGGTTGATTGGCGAAACCGTCAACAACGTCCTGTTCCTAGGCATGATTGCGGCAGTGGGCTATTCGGTGGTGCAGTCGGCCCTGGGTCGCTATGCCGAAATCCCAACGATTTCCGATGCGGTTAATCTTCAGGTGCGCTAG